In Bradyrhizobium paxllaeri, the genomic stretch CTGGCGCCGGGCCGCCCATAGGCGATGTTCTCTGCCAGGGAGCGGTGAAACAAGATTGGCTCCTGCTGCACAATCGCAATTTGGCTGCGCAACGATTGCTGCGTTGCTTTCGCGATATCCTGGCCGTCGATCAGGATACGGCCGCCAGAGACGTCGTAGAGCCGCTGCACCAGCTTGACGAACGTGGTCTTGCCGGAGCCGGAACGGCCGACCAGACCGACCCGCTCGCCGGCGCGGACGTCAATCGACAATCCGTCGTAGAGCGGCGCGTGATGCCCGACATAAAGGAAAGTCACATCTTCGAACGTGATCCTTCCGCCCTGAATGTCTATCGGCTTGGCATCGGGCGCATCAACAATGCCGATCGGCTCGCTATGGATGGTAACAAGATCCTCCATGTCGTTCACCGAACGCTGCAGATTATTGATGTGCAAGCCGACTTCGCGCAAATAGGCGTGGATGACGTAGTAGCTCGTCAGCACGTAAGTGACGTCGCCCGTCGAGGCGCGTCCCGCTATCCAGAGCAGGATGGCGCCGCCGATCACGGAAGCGCGGAAGCACAGCAGCATCACAAGCTGCACTGTGCTGGTGGCGCTGTAACGCAGCCAGCTGCGCAGTAGCCGCTTCCGCCAGCGGCTGACGACACGGTCAAGCCGAGCATCCTCGCGCTCCTCCGCCGCGAAGGATTTCACCACAGCGTTGCAGGTGAGCGAGTCTGCCAACGTGCCGCCGAGCTTGCTGTCCCAGGTGTTGGAGACGCGCGCCGCCGACGCGATATAGCCGATCGTGAATGCCATTGTCATCGCGACGAAGATCACCGCGCCGAGGCCGATCACCCCGCCGAGGATCGGCCAACGCAGACCGAGCAGGATCATCGAGCCCACGAGCACGGCCAGGGACGGCAACAACGCCATCAGGATCGTGTTGTTGAGCAGGTCGAGGGCCCATATGCCGCGCGTGATCTTGCGTCCGGTGGAGCCGGCGAAAGAGTTGGCGTGCCAGTCAGTCGAGAACCGCTGCACCCGCATGAAGGCCTCGCGCGCCACATCCGACATCGTCTTCAGCGTGAACGGCACGATCGCCTGCAAGCCTGTAAACCGGAATATGATCGAAAGCAGGCCGAGCGCGAGGATGCCGCCGAAGGCGACGAACGCCGCCTGCCGTGCTGCCCGGTCCGACGGACCTGATGTCAGCGCGTCGACCAAGTGGCCGGAATAGACCGGCATGAACAGGTCGGCCACCGTCGCGCCTAAGAAGCCGAGGAGGACGATCGCGACCCGGACGGGCTGCCTCAGCCAGTGACGGAACACGAACGGGATCACCACGCCGATTGCGGTGGGTGGTTTGTCACCTTGAACCATCATGGCGCCAGCGGTTTCTGCCACACACGGCGTAAGACTCTTTCGATCCAGACTCGATTTGCCCTAGTTGGCGCTGCCGTTCGAGGCGACCCAATGATGCCCTGAATCTGTGGACTCCGATCGAAATCTTCTGCCCATTTCGCCCCCCTTTTCGCGAGGGTAGCTGAAGCGGTTCAAGCTTTGAGGGTTCCACAGCATGAGAGCATCGATCTGAGACATCGGCCAGCCCTGCGCGATCTGTTCGAGAGTTTGTGTGAGCCATGCATGCGGATCGACGTCATTCATTGTCGGCCGTCTGCAGAAGCGGCGATGGCCGCCTAGGTTCGGCCGCCACCCTGGCTGTGCGTAAGCGGTGCATTTTGATAACGAAGATTCGTTCAGCATTTTTCGTGTAGACCGTTAAGACCGTCAGAGTGTTTGCGTCATGGATCGCGGCGCGGCTTCACCTGGAAGATCACGTCCGCCTCGATCCGGCCCGAGGTCACCCCAATTTGAACCTCCGACCTGCCGCAAACGATCCAGCGCTGTGCTCGATGGTTTCTAGTTGCCACTGGCCCGCCGGAGAAATGGACGAATTGGCCAATGAGCAATTCCGCCTACGATCCTTTTTCATATTTTCTCTTCCGGCGCCTGCGCTTTGATTCTTTCGGAAGCCCGTCTTGCGGAGTTGCACAAAGAGCCCCGTAGCAAGCCTTCTTGCCCTTGTAGTTGGCAAGCGCTTGGACCAACAGCGACACAACCTGCTGTTTCAGTTTGTCGGGGATAGGCTTAGGACCGTCCAACGACTTCAGCGCCACGTCGACCAACTCGATCGCGTGATCCTTGTTGCCGCTCTCATAATAATACTGAGCGACCGCCCCATAGGACAGGAACTTGGAGCCGTCGCCGCGTTGCGGAGGATTCAGTGCCAGGATGTGTTCGGACAACTCCTTGCCCATGGCAAAGCGCTCGGCAGGCGGGAAGTGAGAGTTGTCATTCGCCGGATCGAAGAGTTGGCGCATCGCCCCGGCCATCCACAGCTCGGATTTTTTATCGATCGCATCGCGAACCAATTGGCGCATGACTGGCAAGCCAGTCTGCAAGTCGCGCATTTTGTGAAGCAACAGATCCGCATGGACCACGCGGAAGTTGACGTCGTCCGGCATCACAGCGACGGCCTCTTCAACCGCCGAAAGCGCCTTCGCCCAATCCTCCGCCTTCATCGCCGGCGTAAGTTTGGCGAAGATCGGCTCAGTCAACGCTCGCTTGCGCGTCATTTCGTGCATTGTGCGTTCGCCTTCGGCGATCCGCTCTGTATCGGCGGCTCTAGCTTCATCGCTGGTGCGCCAGCCGCCGTTAAGAATTTTTGGCAGAACGTCATGGAGTTGCGTTGGAAAACCGATAAAGGCGATGTGGCCGTCACTGTCGACGACGAAGGAGGTGGGAATCCCGACAGAAAGGCTGGGATCCATCCAAAGCTTGTTCATATTGCCTGTGTAGTCGAATCCGATCCGGTAGTTAAGATTCGGAAACTTTTCGGTCAACCATGCGTCCAACTTGCTTCGGGCCTCGTCCGCCGTTCGAGCGCGTTCATAAGCTGCGACTCCGAGGACCTCAACTCCGCTGTCTTTGTATTTCTCTTGCAACTGCACCAGATGGGGCAGCGCCGCCACACAGGGTGCGCACCAAGTTGCCCAAAATTCGACGATGTACACTTTTCCCGGTTGAAAGGTCGTGAGGGGCTGACCACGCAGCCAGTTCTCCACCTTGATCGGAGGAGCTGGGGACTCCATGCGCAGCACCATGTTATTCTCCATGACTTTGCCAAACGTTGCGCGACTTTTTGCGCCAGCTTATCTCTCTCAGAACGGGGCACACGGGTTCAAGGGAAGGAGCATCGCTCGTCTTGCGCTCTGGATGCACTCAGCCCTGACTCAGTGTTGCTGGTCTCAACAGCAACTGCCGTGCCATCTTTGTCAGCGCGCATTAAGCGTCTGACTACGCTTTGAAAAAGCTACACGGCGCCCAAGCCGACCGATGTTCTGAACCTGACGGGCGTTGTGCTGCTGTCAGATCTTGGACAGGAATTGCGCGTTGGCGCGGCCAGAAAAGTTGGTCTGATGTTGTGAGCCGCCGAACGGCAACTTGCTCATCCCTCTCCCTGCTACACAGGATTAGAGGCGAGCGACGATGTAGATTGGGGTCAAAACAGCCAAAGCCGCGGACCGGCGACGCGTGTTCGTGTCTATGACGAGGGAATCTTCGCGGGGCGCTGCAGCGGTGCTGCGCATCGGTGCGCCTTATGCCAGTGCTCGCGATCGCGCCAAGCGGTTCCTGCACCACAAACCAGTACTCCGATTAGTTTTGCTGTTTAGTTGCGTGTGCGGGGGTGCCCCCTTACTCCGTTTTAAAATCGTTGCCTGCGTATCAAAACATGTCTCGCCGCTCGCCTCGATGCGAGCTAAGGCTTATGAACGCGTTCATCTCACAAGTTTCTGACCAGGAGGGCCGGCTGGCCCCATCCCGCTGGCCCGATGAACACTCTCGTCCTAACTCAAGCCCCGCGGATCACCATACGCCGATCCTCGGGTTCATAGTGCAGATCGCCGAGAACATGTTGATTGCTCCACCTATAATTCGAGAGCAAACGTCTTGGTTGGTCCTGCGCTTTAGATTGTCCGTAGCCAGGCCAGTTTCTGCTCTGTCAATCAAGGGCAACGGCATGCGTCAGCGGCTTCTCGCTGACGCCACTTCGCGGCGAGCGCCCAGGTAGAGCGCCTTGATTTCGTCTTGTTGCGCAATTCGGTCGAAGCGCTGGATAGCCCGTTCACAGGAACGATCTCATGAGCGTAGCGCGACCGTTCGACTACTGTTCAGCTACCAGGATCGAGAGGCCTTGTTGAGCAGATTCCGGACGATTCTGTCCTCAAAAGCAATCTATTATCGTGTTACCGAACCAAGTGCCTCTTCAGGTGAGCCGTGAGTTTGATTTCTAGCCCTCTGCATGGGGCAGTGTTGGCTTAGCGGAGTCGATCATGACCCCAACCCACCCCATTATCCAGGAGTC encodes the following:
- a CDS encoding ABC transporter ATP-binding protein; translated protein: MMVQGDKPPTAIGVVIPFVFRHWLRQPVRVAIVLLGFLGATVADLFMPVYSGHLVDALTSGPSDRAARQAAFVAFGGILALGLLSIIFRFTGLQAIVPFTLKTMSDVAREAFMRVQRFSTDWHANSFAGSTGRKITRGIWALDLLNNTILMALLPSLAVLVGSMILLGLRWPILGGVIGLGAVIFVAMTMAFTIGYIASAARVSNTWDSKLGGTLADSLTCNAVVKSFAAEEREDARLDRVVSRWRKRLLRSWLRYSATSTVQLVMLLCFRASVIGGAILLWIAGRASTGDVTYVLTSYYVIHAYLREVGLHINNLQRSVNDMEDLVTIHSEPIGIVDAPDAKPIDIQGGRITFEDVTFLYVGHHAPLYDGLSIDVRAGERVGLVGRSGSGKTTFVKLVQRLYDVSGGRILIDGQDIAKATQQSLRSQIAIVQQEPILFHRSLAENIAYGRPGASMAAIEQAARLANAYDFILHLPKGYGTLVGERGVKLSGGERQRVALARAFLADAPVLILDEATSSLDSESEALIQEAMERLMKGRTSIMIAHRLSTVRSLDRILVFDRGEIVEQGTHAALIARPGGVYRGLFDQQAIEFGQISTAGQTKGWLAASTQPSVI
- a CDS encoding TlpA disulfide reductase family protein, which translates into the protein MVLRMESPAPPIKVENWLRGQPLTTFQPGKVYIVEFWATWCAPCVAALPHLVQLQEKYKDSGVEVLGVAAYERARTADEARSKLDAWLTEKFPNLNYRIGFDYTGNMNKLWMDPSLSVGIPTSFVVDSDGHIAFIGFPTQLHDVLPKILNGGWRTSDEARAADTERIAEGERTMHEMTRKRALTEPIFAKLTPAMKAEDWAKALSAVEEAVAVMPDDVNFRVVHADLLLHKMRDLQTGLPVMRQLVRDAIDKKSELWMAGAMRQLFDPANDNSHFPPAERFAMGKELSEHILALNPPQRGDGSKFLSYGAVAQYYYESGNKDHAIELVDVALKSLDGPKPIPDKLKQQVVSLLVQALANYKGKKACYGALCATPQDGLPKESKRRRRKRKYEKGS